From Caldicellulosiruptor hydrothermalis 108, a single genomic window includes:
- the csm5 gene encoding type III-A CRISPR-associated RAMP protein Csm5 has translation MATECFESRVYEIEVLTPTVIGGQDKIQSFEFVRDGDYLYFINFDRLLEENLFKESFVDELTRGLSGNLKDFNIRNVMTKYNIDFRRFSKYKLKLEGVQKLPREIVAFVKSAGRFYIPGSSFKGAIRSFVTKALRKDLIKHYEDCLNQKGKVDPQHLSSDADKKVFSSPNESPFKYLQISDSSFVNPDDAAVFEIKVMNICDGQVKWFAGVKEGKTNNVDNPEQSSSILAEGIKPGVKVFGSMKVEKDFVDGNEVVSGLKEKIGMNVSVVSPSEFLAEVMRAVAKDYIQREINFYSKYNQAQIVSEYHKLLNILNSLEPNQFLIQIGFSTGYLSKTVGIFFTKSHFEKLEKVGGLSRIYPELFPKTRRIIFKNGQVYTVPGWIKVTIR, from the coding sequence TTGGCAACTGAATGTTTTGAAAGCAGGGTATATGAGATAGAAGTTCTGACCCCAACTGTAATTGGCGGGCAGGACAAAATCCAGAGCTTTGAGTTTGTCAGAGACGGCGATTATTTGTATTTTATAAACTTCGATAGGCTACTTGAAGAAAATCTTTTCAAGGAAAGCTTTGTTGATGAGCTGACACGCGGACTTTCAGGAAACCTCAAAGATTTCAACATCCGCAATGTCATGACAAAATACAACATAGATTTCAGGCGATTCTCAAAGTACAAGCTAAAGCTTGAGGGGGTTCAAAAGCTTCCAAGAGAGATTGTGGCTTTTGTCAAGAGCGCAGGAAGATTTTATATTCCAGGGTCGTCATTCAAAGGTGCGATAAGGTCTTTTGTGACAAAGGCGCTCAGGAAGGATTTAATAAAGCACTATGAAGATTGCCTGAACCAAAAAGGTAAGGTTGACCCGCAGCATCTTAGCAGCGACGCAGATAAGAAAGTATTTTCATCACCGAACGAATCACCCTTTAAATATCTTCAGATAAGCGATAGCAGTTTTGTAAATCCAGATGATGCAGCAGTTTTTGAGATAAAAGTCATGAACATCTGTGACGGTCAAGTTAAGTGGTTTGCAGGGGTGAAAGAGGGTAAAACAAACAACGTAGATAACCCAGAACAATCTTCTTCAATCCTTGCAGAGGGGATAAAGCCCGGGGTTAAAGTTTTTGGCAGCATGAAGGTTGAGAAGGACTTTGTTGATGGGAACGAGGTTGTAAGTGGGCTTAAAGAGAAAATTGGCATGAATGTTTCAGTAGTTTCTCCTTCAGAGTTTTTAGCAGAGGTTATGAGGGCTGTTGCTAAAGATTACATTCAAAGAGAGATAAATTTCTACAGCAAGTACAATCAAGCTCAGATTGTCTCAGAGTACCATAAGCTTTTGAATATTTTGAACTCTCTTGAACCAAACCAGTTTTTAATTCAGATAGGATTTTCAACAGGGTATTTGTCAAAGACTGTGGGGATATTTTTTACTAAATCTCATTTTGAAAAGCTTGAAAAAGTTGGTGGGCTGTCAAGGATTTACCCAGAACTTTTCCCGAAGACAAGAAGGATAATCTTCAAAAACGGGCAAGTTTACACAGTCCCCGGCTGGATAAAAGTAACCATTAGATGA
- the csm4 gene encoding type III-A CRISPR-associated RAMP protein Csm4 → MGKGKLYRVLMHFTTPLHIGEKEKIYNITQTFAHSDTLMSGIINAYSLLYGNSSTNQLVESFLQKSLPFEISSTMPYVGNEFFVPKPIGLNLHLYKDKGIIEVEKDKEIKKVKFIREKDLLSNFPGKYKVAGSFLLPKDMLHKFDDSEKAPSLGKIKERARVSIDRLSSSSNIYYFSHFEFKDNAGLWFYLRINDQSLENKVKAAIRLLGDEGLGGDRTCGLGSFEAKFVESSMLEENDRAKYYMSLSLVNPQSEDEIKSALYYEILTRSGYIYSKAGLGIKRKAVRAFAEGTVFSGKVCGRVVDVTPQKFSQHRVYCFGLAFLVPLPEGVMMIGN, encoded by the coding sequence ATGGGCAAAGGCAAATTGTACAGGGTATTAATGCACTTTACCACACCTCTTCACATCGGCGAAAAGGAAAAGATATACAATATAACCCAGACGTTTGCGCATTCAGACACGCTGATGTCGGGGATAATAAACGCATACTCACTATTGTACGGCAACAGTAGTACAAACCAGCTGGTGGAGAGTTTTTTGCAGAAAAGTCTGCCTTTTGAGATTTCTTCCACGATGCCGTATGTCGGTAATGAATTTTTTGTACCAAAACCGATTGGGTTGAACCTTCATCTTTACAAGGATAAAGGCATAATTGAGGTTGAAAAGGACAAGGAAATCAAAAAGGTGAAATTCATAAGAGAAAAAGACTTGCTCAGCAATTTCCCAGGAAAATACAAAGTAGCAGGGAGCTTCTTGCTGCCCAAAGATATGCTTCACAAATTTGATGATAGCGAAAAAGCACCATCCTTGGGAAAAATTAAAGAAAGGGCAAGGGTTTCAATAGACAGGCTAAGTTCTTCCTCGAACATATACTATTTTTCTCACTTTGAGTTCAAAGATAATGCGGGACTGTGGTTTTATCTCAGAATAAACGACCAGAGCTTAGAAAACAAAGTCAAAGCAGCAATAAGACTATTGGGCGATGAAGGACTTGGCGGCGATAGAACCTGCGGGCTTGGAAGCTTTGAAGCTAAGTTTGTAGAAAGTAGCATGCTAGAAGAAAATGACAGGGCAAAATATTACATGAGCCTGTCACTTGTAAATCCCCAAAGTGAAGATGAGATAAAAAGTGCGCTGTATTATGAAATTTTGACGCGAAGCGGCTACATCTACTCAAAGGCAGGGCTTGGCATAAAGAGAAAAGCTGTACGAGCATTTGCAGAAGGGACTGTATTTTCAGGAAAAGTTTGCGGCAGGGTGGTTGATGTAACACCTCAGAAGTTTTCTCAGCACAGGGTATATTGTTTTGGGCTTGCGTTTTTGGTTCCCCTGCCGGAAGGGGTGATGATGATTGGCAACTGA
- the csm3 gene encoding type III-A CRISPR-associated RAMP protein Csm3: MDVILKGKYIIKCKIKAVTGLHIGEGNNSIEIGGIDNAVVKDAEGKPYIPGSSLKGKMRSLMEFAEGKVKDDLMVVAVKKGDKPEICIHMCDDKECPVCGLFGRNHGKHVTKKEFLKDPKAEGRDFSDAVIPTRLIVRDAKLIESSITDEMKENLDLEWTEVKFENNIDRITSKANPRQSERVPAGAEFSAEFVVNRYEVDGSDDGQLYLSKFIKAMKLLEDDYLGGQGSRGNGKVKFVDIEIVYKDSSDYEKDSNDLKPIATAPSLDQLKLATK, translated from the coding sequence ATGGATGTAATCTTGAAAGGAAAATACATCATAAAGTGCAAGATTAAAGCTGTAACAGGTCTTCACATTGGTGAGGGCAACAACAGCATTGAGATAGGCGGAATTGACAATGCAGTTGTGAAAGATGCAGAAGGCAAGCCTTACATTCCAGGTTCTTCTCTCAAGGGTAAGATGAGATCTCTTATGGAGTTTGCAGAGGGCAAAGTAAAAGATGATCTGATGGTTGTGGCAGTTAAGAAAGGTGACAAACCAGAGATATGCATTCACATGTGCGATGACAAAGAATGTCCAGTTTGTGGACTTTTTGGTAGAAATCATGGTAAGCATGTTACCAAAAAAGAATTTTTGAAAGACCCTAAGGCAGAAGGAAGAGATTTTTCTGACGCAGTCATCCCCACAAGGCTCATTGTTCGCGATGCAAAGCTGATAGAAAGCTCTATCACAGACGAGATGAAAGAGAACCTTGACCTTGAGTGGACAGAAGTAAAATTTGAGAACAACATAGACAGAATAACCTCAAAGGCAAATCCAAGACAGAGCGAAAGAGTTCCTGCAGGCGCTGAATTTTCTGCAGAGTTTGTTGTCAACAGGTACGAGGTTGACGGCAGCGACGATGGTCAGCTTTATTTGAGCAAGTTCATCAAAGCAATGAAGCTTTTAGAAGATGATTACTTGGGAGGTCAAGGTTCAAGAGGAAACGGTAAAGTCAAGTTTGTGGACATTGAAATAGTTTACAAAGATTCAAGCGACTATGAAAAAGACAGTAATGACCTAAAACCAATTGCAACCGCACCAAGCCTGGACCAGCTTAAACTTGCAACAAAGTAG
- the csm2 gene encoding type III-A CRISPR-associated protein Csm2: MPAQGGNNALALKNDILSKIETAIDPEKDKDGKAFSDVAEKTGQLLKESGVTITQIRKLFTEVKRLSPEDDNYKYKLKLLKAKLAYTAGRFKKMKHFQEIIDKALPVAEKSPEALNRFKDFFEAAVAYHKYFGGDQ; the protein is encoded by the coding sequence ATGCCAGCACAAGGTGGTAACAATGCATTAGCTTTGAAAAATGATATTTTGAGCAAGATTGAAACTGCTATTGACCCTGAAAAAGACAAGGATGGCAAGGCTTTTTCAGATGTTGCTGAAAAGACAGGTCAACTTTTAAAGGAGTCAGGCGTCACCATTACTCAGATCAGAAAGTTGTTTACTGAGGTAAAAAGACTTTCTCCAGAAGATGACAATTACAAATACAAACTGAAACTTTTGAAAGCAAAGCTTGCGTACACCGCAGGTAGATTTAAAAAAATGAAACATTTTCAGGAAATAATCGACAAAGCTCTTCCTGTTGCAGAAAAGAGCCCAGAGGCTCTAAACAGGTTCAAAGACTTTTTTGAAGCAGCTGTTGCATATCACAAATACTTTGGTGGCGACCAATAA
- the cas10 gene encoding type III-A CRISPR-associated protein Cas10/Csm1, which yields MIFYNAHQREEDKNFDYTLFLGAILHDIGKFYMRTENPDAKKNISREYEAFYREEGKYAPRHQEWSAFFAEHFLPESLKTVTSLVLYHHRPSSYQQLLISVADKISAKVDRKDLSEEEAADDKSKYLISVLSQISLDEKKRNTKTPYYKLLKKRYEVEPPSNSFNTNAKEDYQNLWAEFSRKVNALRDGFGSSFDLEDFATAIYNLLRIYTYNIPSAFYYSQPDISLWSHSKSTAAIAFCLDRQLKKEFSQENERVRVLEAINTKLLPGNESAIKKGDYPYFCLVKGDVSGIQDFVFDTKMDGALKALKAKSFYISFLLDTIARYILKEENMPICNLIYNGGGHFYLLMPGYFMGKLPQYQQKIDKILFSAHRGALSVLLEAAEVDLYDFAHNFGDCFDRVSRNIQRKKVCKFKDVIEESKMEFFEPWEDYEQKCPHCGRKIEPKEDNPDFCSFCESFVQLGDELMKSLFIIDSWGKEKEFSEFSDIHNVLKAFGRYVQFSNHYESVANTLILDRSRIEDLQRKQTEIEKGQKGPKSEFESEFYEDLDISTHVPFKSEDERVPMLIEDIAESAKGIKTWGIVRGDVDNLGDIFKKGLGEDNSISRVMTLSEEFSIFFGYYFNKLIKEQNGNIMVIYAGGDDFCILGQWDVLPQTAHKIYTEFRSFSCWNSDVTLSMGFEIAPDKKYPIYRVAMVCGEHLEQAKEYERENGKKKDCFAFGANFVGWEEFEDLKKLKESIADLVGNKNVSKALINGIYAVCSLKKMAQTQEELFKAWRFVYFMARLKERYSNPKDRIEKALDEVLWRIICKETNSLYKHSYLAARWAELELRR from the coding sequence ATGATTTTTTACAATGCTCATCAAAGAGAAGAAGATAAAAACTTTGACTATACTCTTTTTCTTGGCGCAATCTTGCACGATATTGGCAAATTTTATATGAGAACAGAAAACCCTGATGCTAAAAAGAACATCTCAAGAGAATATGAAGCATTTTACCGAGAAGAAGGAAAGTATGCTCCGCGTCATCAGGAATGGAGTGCGTTTTTTGCCGAACATTTTTTGCCAGAAAGTTTAAAAACGGTCACATCTCTTGTTTTGTATCATCACAGACCATCTTCATACCAGCAGCTTTTGATAAGCGTTGCTGACAAGATCTCAGCAAAAGTCGACAGAAAAGACTTAAGCGAAGAAGAAGCAGCAGATGACAAGTCAAAGTACTTAATCTCTGTTTTGTCCCAAATAAGCCTTGATGAAAAAAAGAGAAATACGAAAACACCTTATTATAAGCTTCTGAAAAAAAGGTATGAAGTTGAACCACCTTCTAATAGTTTCAATACAAATGCAAAAGAAGACTATCAAAACCTATGGGCAGAGTTTTCCAGAAAAGTAAATGCTCTGAGAGATGGTTTTGGTAGTTCATTTGACTTAGAAGACTTTGCAACTGCCATTTACAACTTGCTTAGAATTTACACATACAACATTCCATCTGCTTTTTACTATTCGCAGCCTGATATTTCTCTCTGGTCGCACAGCAAGTCAACTGCTGCAATTGCATTTTGTCTTGACAGGCAGCTGAAAAAAGAGTTTTCCCAGGAAAATGAAAGAGTAAGAGTTTTGGAGGCAATCAACACAAAGCTTTTACCTGGAAATGAATCTGCGATAAAAAAGGGTGACTATCCATACTTTTGCCTTGTGAAAGGCGATGTGTCTGGAATTCAGGATTTTGTTTTTGACACAAAGATGGACGGAGCTTTGAAGGCTCTCAAGGCAAAGTCATTTTACATCTCATTTTTGCTTGACACCATTGCAAGATACATCCTCAAAGAAGAAAACATGCCAATCTGCAACCTCATATACAACGGTGGAGGGCACTTTTACCTTCTGATGCCGGGGTATTTTATGGGAAAACTTCCGCAGTATCAACAAAAAATCGACAAAATTCTCTTTTCTGCACACAGAGGAGCTCTGAGCGTGCTTTTAGAAGCTGCAGAGGTTGATCTTTACGACTTTGCACACAACTTTGGCGACTGTTTCGATAGGGTTTCAAGAAATATCCAGAGAAAGAAGGTTTGCAAGTTCAAAGACGTGATTGAAGAGTCAAAAATGGAATTTTTCGAGCCATGGGAAGATTATGAACAAAAGTGTCCTCACTGTGGAAGAAAGATAGAACCAAAGGAAGATAATCCAGATTTTTGTAGTTTTTGCGAAAGCTTTGTTCAGCTTGGCGATGAGCTTATGAAAAGTTTGTTCATTATTGATTCATGGGGAAAAGAAAAAGAGTTTTCAGAATTTTCTGATATTCACAATGTACTTAAAGCTTTTGGTAGATACGTTCAATTTTCCAATCACTATGAAAGCGTTGCGAACACGCTGATTTTGGACAGAAGCAGGATAGAAGATTTGCAGAGAAAGCAAACGGAAATTGAAAAAGGGCAAAAAGGGCCAAAATCAGAATTTGAGAGCGAGTTCTATGAAGATCTTGACATCTCAACCCATGTACCGTTCAAAAGTGAAGATGAAAGAGTACCAATGCTTATAGAGGATATAGCAGAGTCAGCAAAAGGGATTAAAACATGGGGCATTGTTCGAGGAGATGTTGACAATCTTGGCGACATCTTCAAAAAGGGGCTTGGAGAAGATAATTCGATTTCAAGAGTGATGACATTGTCAGAGGAGTTTTCGATATTCTTTGGCTACTACTTCAACAAACTGATAAAAGAACAAAATGGGAATATCATGGTCATCTACGCAGGTGGGGATGACTTTTGCATACTTGGCCAGTGGGATGTTCTTCCACAGACAGCGCATAAGATTTACACAGAATTCAGAAGCTTTTCTTGTTGGAACTCTGATGTCACTCTTTCGATGGGCTTTGAGATAGCACCAGATAAGAAATATCCCATTTACAGGGTTGCGATGGTATGCGGCGAGCATTTGGAGCAGGCAAAAGAGTATGAAAGGGAAAATGGTAAGAAAAAGGACTGTTTTGCATTTGGTGCAAACTTTGTTGGCTGGGAAGAGTTTGAGGATTTGAAAAAACTCAAAGAATCGATTGCTGACCTTGTTGGGAACAAAAATGTCTCAAAAGCGCTTATAAACGGCATCTATGCCGTTTGCAGTCTTAAAAAGATGGCACAGACCCAAGAAGAACTTTTCAAGGCATGGCGATTTGTGTATTTCATGGCAAGGCTGAAAGAGAGGTATTCTAATCCTAAGGACAGAATTGAAAAAGCTCTTGATGAGGTTTTATGGAGAATAATTTGCAAAGAGACAAATAGTCTTTACAAACACTCTTACTTGGCAGCGCGCTGGGCTGAACTTGAGCTGAGAAGATAA
- a CDS encoding AAA family ATPase has product MFVGRKYELETLNRLYNEDKFHFVVVYGRRRVGKTTLLTEFCKNKPSIFFVAEEYNDKISLESFSDKVLSYFNLGGLISQFESWEKAFIFLAQQAKDKRLVVVIDEFPYIVNANKSIPSLLQNLIDHHLKNTKLFLIVCGSSVSFIEKEVLSYKSPLYGRRTAQLIVEPFSFFESREFFPNYSFEDQVIAYGVLGGIPQYLIIIDSTKDIYENIKTKILDKSSYLYEEPKLLLRQEVREPALYNSIIEAIATGSSKLNEIATKVGVEVDKCAKYISVLIDLKILERVTPLFSEAKSRKSIYRIKDNFFRFWYRFVFTNKTLIEQGLIDEVVENKIKPSMNEFIGEVYEQICMDYLKVLNKEKRLPFIFENIGKWWGNNPYKKREEEIDIVAFDNDNILFGECKWRNQKVDMSVLNNLIEKSMIFNYSEKFYVLFSKSGFTDEVISFAKQNPHVLLISEFDI; this is encoded by the coding sequence ATGTTTGTTGGAAGAAAGTATGAACTTGAAACATTAAACAGGCTTTATAACGAAGACAAATTTCACTTTGTTGTTGTGTATGGAAGAAGGCGTGTTGGAAAAACTACTCTGCTTACTGAGTTTTGCAAAAATAAACCCTCAATATTCTTTGTTGCTGAGGAATACAATGATAAAATTAGCCTTGAATCTTTTTCAGATAAGGTACTGTCTTATTTTAACCTTGGAGGGTTGATAAGCCAATTTGAGTCATGGGAGAAGGCATTCATATTTTTAGCACAGCAAGCAAAGGATAAAAGATTAGTTGTCGTAATTGACGAATTTCCTTATATAGTAAATGCAAACAAAAGTATACCATCACTCCTGCAAAATTTGATTGACCATCATTTAAAGAACACCAAACTTTTTTTGATTGTCTGTGGATCTTCGGTAAGTTTTATTGAAAAGGAAGTTTTAAGCTATAAAAGCCCTTTGTATGGACGAAGAACTGCTCAGTTAATAGTTGAGCCATTTAGTTTTTTTGAAAGTAGAGAGTTTTTCCCTAATTATAGTTTTGAAGATCAGGTAATTGCATATGGAGTTTTGGGAGGAATTCCCCAATATTTGATTATCATTGACAGCACAAAAGACATATACGAAAACATCAAGACAAAAATATTGGACAAGTCATCTTATCTTTATGAAGAACCAAAACTGCTTTTAAGGCAAGAGGTAAGAGAACCTGCTTTGTATAATTCGATAATAGAAGCTATCGCAACAGGCAGCAGCAAATTAAATGAGATAGCTACAAAAGTAGGAGTTGAAGTTGATAAATGTGCAAAATATATTTCTGTACTTATAGATTTAAAAATTCTTGAGAGGGTAACTCCTCTTTTCTCGGAGGCAAAGAGCAGAAAAAGCATTTACAGAATTAAGGATAATTTCTTTAGATTCTGGTATCGATTTGTTTTTACCAACAAGACTTTAATTGAACAGGGATTGATTGATGAAGTTGTTGAGAATAAAATCAAACCTTCCATGAATGAGTTTATTGGGGAGGTTTATGAACAGATATGTATGGATTACCTAAAAGTTTTAAACAAGGAAAAAAGATTACCTTTCATTTTTGAAAATATAGGTAAATGGTGGGGGAATAATCCTTATAAAAAGCGTGAAGAAGAAATTGATATAGTAGCATTTGATAACGATAACATACTATTTGGTGAATGCAAATGGAGAAACCAAAAGGTTGACATGTCTGTTTTAAATAATCTAATAGAAAAAAGCATGATTTTTAATTACAGTGAAAAATTCTACGTGTTATTTTCAAAAAGTGGTTTTACAGATGAGGTAATAAGTTTTGCTAAACAAAATCCTCATGTGTTGTTAATTAGTGAATTTGACATTTAG
- the csx1 gene encoding CRISPR-associated CARF protein Csx1, with amino-acid sequence MKVIYQVGRLDNPAIATKKFYIKNFNGEIVEESGESELSSTVLRDFLRKRGCEAKTVVIYPVSIVLNSRLPEYIQPANLKEELAAIFKDPSDYLKNPDEFIDRIDLERCRDEKLIVHSLGEYMETFLDASYDDIVLEILFDMIERYLKGELEDLYLDISSGHNIYISAILEAARHFAVFSNLMNWLDESKVPKICITFSDPIIGSSAKSFEIHIQQQRFTAFFSSPIKRKEAAEYNFSFLRNIYPDPENNGTKGQEAAKLKQQVREKRKKLREKIEMFCLLFSAIKNNVPLYLYYQHYHSVDEIKEEIFKLIEHAKGQLCSDYQKSPNLNKRAYIDAILSLGFYIGIVNVLEKHNITMFCQDTGIDLDLLKRDFFEIYSTFRVPTNYVMLSNEISNTQKILEQMDDIGSWTGLYKIIDPGKPVGEPIDRNYFAHSGFERNITEIRTEGSTIFVRYAFNTNFNVINCWLKDRIE; translated from the coding sequence ATGAAAGTAATATACCAAGTTGGGAGACTGGATAATCCTGCAATAGCTACTAAAAAGTTTTATATTAAAAATTTCAATGGTGAGATAGTTGAGGAGAGCGGAGAGTCTGAACTTTCTTCAACTGTGTTGCGAGATTTTCTTCGCAAAAGAGGCTGTGAGGCAAAAACCGTTGTCATATATCCCGTTAGCATTGTTCTGAACAGTAGACTTCCTGAATACATTCAGCCAGCCAATTTGAAAGAAGAACTTGCAGCCATCTTTAAAGATCCATCGGACTACCTGAAAAATCCAGATGAGTTTATAGATAGAATAGATCTTGAAAGGTGCAGGGACGAAAAGCTTATTGTTCACTCTCTTGGTGAGTATATGGAAACATTTCTTGATGCAAGCTATGATGATATTGTGCTTGAGATTCTTTTTGACATGATAGAAAGATACTTGAAAGGTGAACTTGAAGATCTTTACCTTGACATTTCAAGCGGACACAACATTTATATTTCTGCAATTTTGGAGGCTGCAAGACACTTTGCTGTCTTTTCAAATCTTATGAATTGGCTTGATGAAAGCAAAGTGCCAAAGATATGCATCACTTTTTCTGACCCGATTATAGGAAGTTCAGCAAAAAGTTTTGAGATACACATTCAGCAGCAAAGATTTACGGCATTTTTCTCATCTCCAATTAAACGAAAAGAGGCAGCAGAGTACAACTTTTCATTTTTGAGAAATATTTATCCTGACCCAGAAAACAACGGCACAAAAGGGCAAGAGGCAGCAAAGCTCAAACAGCAGGTGAGAGAAAAAAGAAAGAAATTAAGAGAGAAGATAGAAATGTTCTGCCTTTTGTTTTCTGCCATAAAAAATAACGTTCCTTTGTATCTTTACTATCAGCACTACCACTCTGTAGATGAGATAAAGGAAGAGATTTTCAAGCTAATTGAGCATGCCAAGGGTCAGCTTTGCAGCGATTATCAAAAGTCTCCCAACCTCAATAAAAGAGCTTACATAGATGCAATTTTGAGTTTGGGATTTTACATTGGGATTGTAAATGTGCTGGAAAAGCACAATATAACTATGTTCTGTCAGGATACAGGAATTGATCTGGATCTTCTCAAGAGAGACTTTTTTGAGATTTATTCAACATTCAGAGTACCTACAAACTATGTTATGCTCAGCAATGAAATATCAAATACGCAAAAAATATTAGAACAAATGGATGATATCGGTAGCTGGACAGGACTTTACAAGATAATTGATCCTGGAAAGCCGGTGGGCGAGCCAATTGACAGAAATTATTTTGCGCACAGCGGATTTGAAAGAAATATAACAGAGATAAGGACAGAAGGCAGCACAATTTTTGTAAGATATGCATTTAATACCAATTTTAATGTAATCAACTGCTGGCTGAAAGATAGAATAGAATAG
- a CDS encoding DUF1848 domain-containing protein, translating into MVIISASRRTDIPAFYGDWFINRIKEGFAMYRNPMRLTQVFAVSLHPKDVDAIVFWTKNPKNFLDKLKYLEEYTYYFQFTITPYGKDIEPGIPSKDEVIETFIELSNMIGKKRVIWRYDPIIITDKMDLEYHKEKFEELCEKLSPYTQKCIISYVDFYSKAVDELNRINAKDLAAEELYNLFGAMGSIGKKYNLSVETCAEDLPVEELGLKKAHCVDGELILQLKREKDPYWTASFKKDKNQRQACGCVQSIDLGIFNTCKHFCTYCYANFSRNSILKNAKKYDVNSPLLCSRLDLEKDEIRIREKDGSIKLDKEAILKAEANQKELMTQLDFYEYEKISLEDNSNNWLVEKILDYLKKTKQGTLL; encoded by the coding sequence ATGGTGATAATAAGTGCAAGTAGAAGGACAGATATTCCAGCCTTTTATGGCGATTGGTTTATAAACAGAATAAAAGAAGGTTTTGCAATGTACCGAAACCCTATGAGACTGACTCAGGTTTTTGCAGTATCGCTCCATCCAAAAGATGTTGATGCCATAGTTTTCTGGACAAAGAATCCCAAGAATTTTTTGGACAAGCTCAAATACCTGGAAGAATACACTTATTATTTTCAGTTCACAATTACCCCTTATGGAAAAGACATAGAGCCTGGCATTCCTTCGAAGGATGAGGTCATCGAAACCTTTATAGAGCTTTCAAACATGATAGGCAAAAAGAGAGTTATCTGGCGGTATGACCCTATTATTATCACAGATAAGATGGATTTGGAATACCACAAAGAAAAGTTCGAAGAGCTTTGCGAAAAGCTTTCACCCTATACGCAAAAGTGCATAATAAGCTATGTTGACTTTTACAGCAAGGCAGTGGATGAGTTAAATAGAATAAATGCCAAAGATCTTGCGGCAGAAGAGCTTTACAATCTCTTTGGTGCGATGGGCAGCATTGGGAAAAAGTATAACCTCAGTGTTGAGACCTGTGCAGAAGATCTACCGGTCGAAGAACTGGGGCTAAAAAAAGCGCATTGTGTAGATGGCGAGCTTATTTTGCAGCTCAAAAGAGAAAAGGACCCCTACTGGACAGCAAGCTTTAAAAAAGACAAAAACCAGCGTCAAGCGTGCGGATGTGTCCAGAGCATAGACCTTGGGATATTCAACACATGCAAACACTTTTGCACTTACTGCTATGCAAATTTTAGCAGAAATTCAATCCTCAAAAATGCGAAAAAATATGATGTCAACTCACCACTTCTGTGTAGTAGACTTGATCTTGAAAAGGATGAAATAAGAATAAGGGAAAAAGATGGCTCTATAAAACTTGACAAAGAAGCTATTTTGAAAGCAGAGGCAAACCAAAAAGAATTAATGACACAGCTTGATTTTTACGAATATGAAAAAATTTCTCTTGAAGATAATTCTAATAATTGGCTTGTAGAAAAAATTTTGGATTATCTCAAAAAAACAAAGCAGGGAACTTTGCTGTAA
- a CDS encoding SDH family Clp fold serine proteinase — protein sequence MSFWDLLIFFIIASSLQPVMKQRMLESARQKLIAKIEKKRGSRVILLVHRQETMSFLGFPIYKYIDINDSEEVIRAINMTDPSIPLDIILHTPGGLVLASTQIARAIKRHKGKVTVHVPHYAMSGGTLIALAADEIVMSEDAVLGPVDPQIGEFPAVSILEVVKQKTLNEIDDKTLILADIAKKAIKQTKEVVLELLSGNYPDDVAQNIAKELVEGKYTHDFPITYEKAKELGLKVSCCIDKEIKQLMCLYPQPVSKKPSVEYLWEPKRQ from the coding sequence ATGAGCTTTTGGGATTTGCTTATATTTTTCATCATAGCAAGTTCTCTTCAGCCTGTTATGAAACAAAGGATGCTTGAGTCTGCAAGGCAGAAGCTCATTGCTAAAATAGAGAAAAAAAGAGGTTCAAGGGTGATACTACTTGTTCACAGGCAAGAAACTATGAGCTTTTTAGGCTTTCCAATATACAAATACATTGACATAAACGACTCAGAGGAAGTAATCAGGGCAATCAATATGACTGACCCATCAATCCCGCTTGATATAATTCTTCACACACCGGGCGGGCTTGTTTTAGCATCAACCCAGATTGCGAGAGCGATAAAACGCCACAAAGGCAAAGTCACAGTTCATGTTCCGCACTATGCAATGTCAGGTGGGACGCTCATTGCACTTGCTGCAGATGAGATTGTAATGTCAGAGGATGCAGTTTTAGGTCCTGTTGACCCTCAGATTGGCGAATTTCCAGCAGTGTCTATCTTGGAGGTTGTAAAGCAAAAAACGCTCAATGAGATTGATGACAAAACATTGATATTAGCAGACATTGCCAAAAAAGCTATAAAACAAACAAAAGAAGTGGTTTTAGAGCTTCTATCTGGCAACTACCCAGACGATGTTGCTCAGAACATAGCAAAAGAGCTTGTTGAGGGCAAATACACACATGATTTTCCAATAACATATGAAAAGGCAAAAGAGCTTGGGTTAAAGGTAAGCTGCTGCATAGATAAAGAAATCAAACAGCTCATGTGCTTATACCCCCAGCCTGTTTCTAAAAAACCATCAGTTGAATATCTATGGGAGCCTAAAAGACAGTAG